A DNA window from Pogona vitticeps strain Pit_001003342236 chromosome 2, PviZW2.1, whole genome shotgun sequence contains the following coding sequences:
- the LOC144583017 gene encoding uncharacterized protein LOC144583017 — protein MMNRRRRIAQQHLGQPGQELIIKQENRELKIGVGRNGLPMKGLTKGRSPLNTCDLSRHQRTCAGEKLYPCMEFGKSFSQNKGLHIHKRSHSGEKPHKCMECGKSFSQIGHLRSHEITHTGEKPYKCMECGKSFSRSDTLRSHQRTHTGEKPHKCMECGKSFSRSGVLRLHQRTHTGEKPHKCLECGKSFSRSDTLRSHQRTHTGEKPHKCMVCRKSFSHSSTLWSHQRTHTGEKQHQCLECGKRFSHSGHLKLHQRTHTGEKPHECLECGKSFSHSGALKLHQRTHTGEKPHKCMECGKSFNQSRDLRSHQRTHTGEKPHKCMECGKSFNQSGDLRLHQRTHTGEKPHKCMECGKSFSRSSVLRLHQRTHTGEKPHKCMECGKSFSQSGHLMLHQRTHTGEKPHKCTECGKSFSHSGHLKLHQRTHTGEKPHKCVECGKSFSVISALRRHQRIHTGEKPHKCMECGKSFSRSDYLRSHQRTHTGEKPHKCMVCRKSFSHSSTLWSHQRTHTGEKQHQCLECGKSFNQSGDLRSHQRTHTGEKPHKCMECGKSFSRSDYLRSHQRTHTGEKP, from the coding sequence atgatgaacaggaggagaagaattgcccagcaacatctggggcaaCCAGGCCAGGAACTCATAATCAAGCAAGAAAATAGAGAATTGAAAATAGGAGTGGGCAGGAATGGACTTCCCATGAAAGGACTGACGAAGGGGAGAAGCCCATTAAATACATGTGAcctcagtagacatcaaagaacatgtgcaggggagaaactgtatccatgtatggaatttggaaagagtttcagtcagaacAAGGGACTCCATATACACAAAAGATCTCactctggggagaaaccacataaatgcatggaatgtggaaagagctttagtcagattgGTCACCTTAGATCACATGaaataactcacactggggagaaaccatataaatgcatggaatgtggaaagagctttagtcgaagtgatacccttaggtcacatcaaaggactcacactggggagaaaccacataaatgtatggaatgtggaaagagctttagtcgcagtggtgtccttaggttacatcaaaggactcacactggggagaaaccacataaatgcttggaatgtggaaagagctttagtcgaagtgatacccttaggtcacatcaaaggactcacactggggagaaaccacataaatgcatggtatgtagaaagagctttagtcacagtagtacCCTctggtcacatcaaagaactcacactggggagaaacaacatcaatgtttggaatgtggaaagagatttagtcacagtggtcatcttaagttacatcaaaggactcatactggggagaaaccacatgaatgcttggaatgtggaaagagctttagtcacagtggtgcacttaagttacatcaaaggactcacactggggagaaaccacataaatgcatggaatgtggaaagagttttaatcAGAGTcgtgaccttaggtcacatcaaaggactcacactggagagaaaccacataaatgcatggaatgtggaaagagttttaatcagagtggtgaccttaggttacatcaaaggactcacactggggagaaaccacataaatgcatggaatgtggaaagagctttagtcgcagtagtgtccttaggttacatcaaaggactcacactggggagaaaccacataaatgcatggaatgtggaaagagctttagtcagagtggtcaccttatgttacatcaaaggactcacactggggagaaaccacataaatgcacggaatgtggaaagagctttagtcacagtggtcatcttaagttacatcaaaggactcatactggggagaaaccacataaatgtgtggaatgtggaaagagctttagtgtcATTAGTGCCCTCAGGcgacatcaaagaattcacacgggggagaaaccacataaatgcatggaatgtggaaagagctttagtcgcagtgattaccttagatcacatcaaaggactcatactggggagaaaccacataaatgcatggtatgtagaaagagctttagtcacagtagtacCCTctggtcacatcaaagaactcacactggggagaaacaacatcaatgtttggaatgtggaaagagttttaatcagagtggtgaccttaggtcacatcaaaggactcacactggagagaaaccacataaatgcatggaatgtggaaagagctttagtcgcagtgattaccttagatcacatcaaaggactcacactggggagaaaccatag
- the LOC140703769 gene encoding uncharacterized protein LOC140703769 isoform X1 produces MMDRRKIAQQHLVQPGQELIIKQENRELKIGMVRHGLHMKEVSEGRNHVNECHLSRHQRTHAGEKFCPCMECGKSFRHSSNVRKHERNHSGEKLYKCIECGKSFNQGSALCIHQRIHTGEKPHKCMECGKSFIRSCHLRSHERTHSGEKPHKCMECGKSFSGIGHLRLHQRIHTGEKPHKCMECGKSFSGSGTLRLHQRTHTGEKPHKCMECGKSFSQSGHLRSHERTHSGEKPHKCMECGKSFSQSGHLRLHQRTHTGEKPHKCMECGKSFSGSGHLRSHERTHSGEKPHKCMECGKSFSQSGHLRLHQRTHTGEKPHKCMECGKSFSGSGALRLHQRIHTGEKPHKCMECGKSFSHSGHLRLHQRTHTGEKPHKCMECGKSFSQCGRLRSHQRTHTGEKPHKCMECGKSFTQSGHLRLHQRTHTGEKPHKCMECGKSFSHSGNLRLHQRIHTGEKPHKCMECGKSFSGSGVLRLHQRTHTGEKPHKCIVCGKSFIESGHLRSHQRTHTGEKPHKCIVCGMSFIESGHLRSHQRTHTGEKPHKCMECGKSFICSSHLRSHERTHIGEKPHKCMECGKGFSSSGTFWLHQRIHTGEKPYKCMECGKSFSHSGHLKLHQRTHSGEKTYKCVECGKSFIGSSALRSHQRTHTGQKSHKCMECGKLLQNSCKRKRWMF; encoded by the coding sequence ATGATGGACAGAAGAAAAATTGCCCAGCAGCATCTGGTgcaacctgggcaggaactcataatcaagcaagaaaacagagaactgaaaatAGGAATGGTCAGGCATGGACTTCACATGAAAGAAGTGTCAGAGGGGAGAAACCACGTCAATGaatgtcacctcagtagacatcaaagaacacatgCAGGAGAGAAATTTTgtccatgtatggaatgtggaaagagcttccgtcaCAGTAGTAAcgttaggaaacatgaaagaaatcATAGTGGGGAGAAACtgtataaatgcatagaatgtggaaagagctttaatcagGGTTCTGCCCTCTGTattcatcaaagaattcacactggggagaaaccacataaatgcatggaatgtggaaagagctttattcgtagttgtcatcttaggtcacatgaaaggactcactctggggagaaaccacataaatgcatggaatgtggaaagagctttagtggcattggtcaccttaggttacatcaaaggattcacactggggagaaaccacataaatgcatggaatgtggaaagagctttagtggcAGTggtacccttaggttacatcaaaggactcacactggggagaaaccacataaatgcatggaatgtggaaagagctttagtcagagtggtcaccttaggtcacatgaaaggactcactctggggagaaaccacataaatgcatggaatgtggaaagagctttagtcagagtggtcaccttaggttacatcaaaggactcacactggggagaaaccacataaatgcatggaatgtggaaagagctttagtggcagtggtcaccttaggtcacatgaaaggactcactctggggagaaaccacataaatgcatggaatgtggaaagagctttagtcagagtggtcaccttaggttacatcaaaggactcacactggggagaaaccacataaatgcatggaatgtggaaagagctttagtggcagtggtgcccttaggttacatcaaaggattcacactggggagaaaccacataaatgcatggaatgtggaaagagctttagtcacagtggtcaccttaggttacatcaaaggactcacactggggagaaaccacataaatgcatggaatgtggaaagagctttagtcagtgTGGTcgccttaggtcacatcaaaggactcacactggggagaaaccacataaatgcatggaatgtggaaagagctttactcagagtggtcaccttaggttacatcaaaggactcacactggggagaaaccacataaatgcatggaatgtggaaagagctttagtcacagtggtaaccttaggttacatcaaaggattcacactggggagaaaccacataaatgcatggaatgtggaaagagctttagtggcagtggtgtccttaggttacatcaaaggactcacactggggagaaaccacataaatgcatagtatgtggaaagagctttattgagagtggtcaccttaggtcacatcaaaggactcacactggggagaaaccacataaatgcatagtatgtggaatgagctttattgagagtggtcaccttaggtcacatcaaagaactcacactggggagaaaccacataaatgcatggaatgtggaaagagctttatttgtAGTTctcatcttaggtcacatgaaaggactcacattggggagaaaccacataaatgcatggaatgtggaaagggctttagcAGCAGTGGTACCTTttggttacatcaaaggattcacactggggagaaaccatataaatgcatggaatgtggaaagagttttagtcataGTGgtcaccttaagttacatcaaaggactcacagtggggaaaaaacatataaatgcgtggaatgtggaaaaagctttataGGGAGTAGTGCCCTTAGGagtcatcaaagaactcacactgggcagaaatcacataaatgcatggaatgtggaaagcttttacaaaattcatgtaaaagaaaaagatggatgtTCTAA